A genome region from Pseudomonas sp. S06B 330 includes the following:
- a CDS encoding quinone-dependent dihydroorotate dehydrogenase produces MYTLARQLLFKLSPETSHDLSLDLIGAGGRLGLNGLLTKAPASLPVTVMGLEFANPVGLAAGLDKNGAAIDGFAQLGFGFVEIGTVTPRPQPGNPKPRLFRLPQAEAIINRMGFNNLGVDHLLTRVQAAKYRGILGINIGKNFDTPVERAVDDYLICLDKVYNQASYITVNVSSPNTPGLRSLQFGDSLKQLLDALAERRGQLAVQHGKHVPLAIKIAPDMSDEETALVAAALIESGMDAVIATNTTLGREGVEGLPHGDEAGGLSGAPVLEKSTHIVKVLSGELGGKLPIIAAGGITEGKHAAQKIAAGASLVQIYSGFIYKGPALIREAVDAIAAMPR; encoded by the coding sequence ATGTATACCCTGGCCCGCCAGCTGCTGTTCAAGCTCTCCCCGGAGACTTCCCACGACCTGTCCCTGGACCTGATCGGCGCCGGTGGCCGCCTGGGTCTGAACGGCCTGTTGACCAAGGCCCCGGCCTCGTTGCCAGTCACCGTCATGGGCCTGGAGTTCGCCAACCCCGTGGGTCTGGCGGCCGGCCTGGACAAGAACGGTGCGGCCATTGATGGTTTTGCCCAGCTGGGGTTCGGCTTTGTCGAGATCGGCACCGTCACGCCGCGTCCGCAGCCGGGCAATCCCAAGCCACGCCTGTTTCGCCTGCCGCAAGCTGAAGCGATCATCAACCGCATGGGCTTCAACAACCTGGGTGTTGATCACTTGCTTACGCGGGTGCAGGCGGCGAAATACCGCGGCATCCTCGGCATCAACATCGGCAAGAACTTCGACACCCCGGTCGAGCGCGCGGTGGACGATTACCTGATTTGCCTGGACAAGGTCTATAACCAGGCCAGCTACATCACCGTCAACGTCAGCTCGCCCAACACCCCGGGCCTGCGTAGCCTGCAGTTCGGCGATTCGCTTAAGCAATTGCTCGACGCCCTGGCCGAACGCCGTGGGCAACTGGCGGTGCAGCATGGCAAGCACGTACCGCTGGCAATCAAGATCGCACCGGACATGAGCGATGAAGAAACCGCACTGGTAGCGGCTGCATTGATCGAGTCGGGTATGGACGCGGTGATCGCGACCAACACCACGCTGGGTCGCGAAGGGGTAGAAGGTCTCCCCCATGGCGATGAAGCCGGTGGCTTGTCGGGCGCGCCGGTCCTGGAGAAGAGCACCCACATCGTCAAGGTGCTGTCTGGCGAGCTGGGGGGTAAGTTGCCGATCATTGCCGCCGGTGGCATCACCGAGGGCAAGCACGCCGCGCAAAAAATTGCGGCCGGTGCCAGCCTGGTGCAAATCTATTCGGGGTTCATCTACAAGGGCCCGGCGCTGATTCGCGAGGCTGTGGACGCTATTGCCGCTATGCCGCGCTGA
- the rmf gene encoding ribosome modulation factor encodes MRRLKRDPLERAFSRGYQYGVTGKSRELCPFTLPSVRQAWINGWREGRGDNWDGMTGTAGIHRLNELHAVG; translated from the coding sequence ATGAGAAGACTTAAGCGTGATCCGTTGGAACGAGCATTTTCACGTGGCTACCAATATGGGGTCACCGGCAAATCCCGCGAGCTTTGCCCCTTTACTCTACCGTCTGTACGTCAGGCATGGATCAATGGCTGGCGCGAAGGACGCGGCGACAACTGGGACGGTATGACCGGCACTGCGGGTATTCATAGACTCAACGAACTTCACGCCGTTGGCTGA